Genomic segment of Umezawaea sp. Da 62-37:
CGTCCCGGACGTGCACGAAGTCGCGGACCGCCGAGCCGTCGCCGAACACCACCAGCGACTCCACCCGTCCGGCCGCGACCTCCACCGCGCGGGTGATCACGCGGGTGGTGTCCCGGTCGCCGCCGCCCGCCGCGTTGAACAGCCGCAGGGTCACCGCGCCGACCAGGCCCGCCCGCGCTGCCCACGCCACGGCGTCCTCGGCGGCCGCCTTCGTGGCCGAGTAGGGGTTGGCGGGGGCGCGCGGGTGGTCCTCGGTGAGCGGGTCGGCGGAGGGCGCGTAGACGGTGCCGGTGGAGGCGAACACCAGGCGCTCGGGCCTCGCGGCGAGCACGTTGAGCGTGCCGCCGACGTTGACGTCGTAGTACCGCAGCGGCTGCTCGAACGACTCCCGCACCCGGCCGAGCCCCGCCAGGTGCACCACCGCGTCCACGCCCGAGACGGCCCGCGCGACGGCGGCGCGGTCCAGCAGGTCGCCGTGGACGGCGTCGACCCCCTCCGGGCCCGGCGCGGTGTGCGTCAGGACACGCGGCTGGTGACCGCTGGCCAACAGGTGTGCGACGACCGCGCGGCCGACGAAACCGCTCGCGCCCGTGACCAGGACTCTCATGTCGCCCATCCCAGCAGAACGACCCTCGATCGGCTTAAGTACAACTGGCCAAAAATATCCCTAAAGGT
This window contains:
- a CDS encoding NAD-dependent epimerase/dehydratase family protein produces the protein MRVLVTGASGFVGRAVVAHLLASGHQPRVLTHTAPGPEGVDAVHGDLLDRAAVARAVSGVDAVVHLAGLGRVRESFEQPLRYYDVNVGGTLNVLAARPERLVFASTGTVYAPSADPLTEDHPRAPANPYSATKAAAEDAVAWAARAGLVGAVTLRLFNAAGGGDRDTTRVITRAVEVAAGRVESLVVFGDGSAVRDFVHVRDVAAAVVLALGRSAVGRHDVVNVGATAASVRDVVDSVERVTGRPVRLAHAPAHVGEVPVLRADTSLARELLGWQPEHSALDDLVRDQWLSRA